One genomic segment of Fusobacterium nucleatum includes these proteins:
- a CDS encoding phage tail protein I yields the protein MKEQNFIYDVTNIRDLAPDILKNDKKYKVILTVIDALISKHIVANIEYLEFLERIDTMTEKEIDMVAKELSVDFYDFSMSIEEKRKACKLSFQIHSIKGTNKAIQDVLNIFYEKANILEFPEFNGDNGTFKIEIMGTTKNNLDIMIDRVEKTKKKSQHLTGITFKNNSISPLYMATHMRYGTKVILYPQPSYFYLNNLNLVNKNGKYTLEKRGEING from the coding sequence ATGAAAGAGCAAAATTTTATATATGATGTCACTAATATAAGAGACCTTGCCCCTGACATTTTAAAAAATGATAAAAAATATAAAGTTATATTAACGGTTATAGATGCACTTATCTCAAAACACATTGTTGCTAATATAGAATATTTAGAGTTTCTTGAAAGAATAGACACTATGACTGAAAAAGAAATTGATATGGTTGCAAAAGAATTAAGTGTAGATTTTTATGATTTCTCTATGTCTATTGAAGAAAAAAGAAAGGCTTGTAAATTATCTTTCCAAATACATTCTATAAAGGGAACAAATAAAGCTATTCAAGACGTTTTAAATATCTTTTATGAAAAAGCTAACATATTGGAATTTCCAGAATTTAATGGGGATAATGGAACATTCAAAATAGAAATTATGGGAACAACTAAAAATAACCTAGATATTATGATAGATAGGGTAGAAAAGACAAAAAAGAAATCACAACATTTAACAGGAATTACTTTTAAAAATAACTCTATATCTCCTTTATATATGGCAACACATATGAGATATGGAACAAAAGTAATACTATATCCACAACCAAGTTACTTCTATCTTAATAATCTAAATTTGGTAAATAAAAATGGAAAATATACTTTAGAAAAAAGAGGTGAAATAAATGGCTGA